The nucleotide sequence CTGGCCCCGTGGTCCTTGCATGCCTTCACCCCCGCCGAAGGGTACGTTGCAGCACTCGCCGTGCAGGGGGAGCTGCAGTGGCTCAAATGCTGGCAGTGGCGGGAGCAGACTGTCTAATTGGCAATGGCAAATTTTTCCGATATGAGCTGAGTATTCCGGCAAGTGCACACATTGCCGCTCTCACTCCGGTTTTTGTCGCCGAGGGTGGCAGGGGCGAAGCCGGCACGCTCCGCTGCCGGGTGGCAAAGTGTCAGGCCGTCTTTCCAAAGACTCAACCCAGAGGTTTTTGACCATGAGCGCAGATTACTGGGATGATTTCGGGTTTGCCTTCGGCCCTTTCCCCTTTGGCCCGGGCTGGTGGTGGCGCAAAAACATCAATTATAAGCGCACGGAAAGCCGCCATCAATTGCGCATCCGCATCAATCCTGCGGTACAAAAGGATGAAATCAAGGTGCGCTTGCTCAAACCCGGTATCATCGAAATTGAGTGGCCGCGGCACGCGACAGGCGAAGAAATCACCTTGGAATGACCCGCTTGAGGACATTGGTAAACACCTCCGATTCCCATCCCACTCATTGTTGGTTCATTTCAAGCAAGGAGGATGTCTCATGGTTACCTCAAGGACAGATGCCAGAGTGTGTCTGGCAACGCTCGCACTTGCGGCGCTGGCTCTCGGTGCGATCGGTTGCAGCGGAGAGTCGGCAAGTCTGACCGCCCCTGATCAAGTCACCCTTGATCAGCCGCTGGTGGACGCAAAAATCCAAAACGAGACCGCGGCGAATCTCTCCGCCGTCGGTACCTTTCGCAGCGAGGTGCTCGTACGAAAGCCCTGCGCCGTCTTTACCGTGAAGAATACCTCTGATCCCGGCATTCGCATCAGCGAGTTGATCCTTGACCTGAGCGGATCACAAGGCGGTGCCTATTTCGACATCACCCCGCTGGGAGCCGGCGTCGGCTGGTTTTATCCGCTCTACACGGATGACGGCTGGGATGTCGGCATGACCAGTTGGCATGGTGTCAATGACGGCAGCAAATCCATCCGCCTGACGTTCGATCTTTTTGATCCCGGCAAAACCTTCGAATTCCGGATCGATGTCGACCGGCTGCCGAACGGCATTGCGCCCTTTGGCAGGCCGGATGGCGAGCTGGTGTCAGGCAGTGAATTTGCCGGTGCCCGCATGATGGTGGTGTATTCCAAGGTCACAGAAGATCACCGTTTGACCACGGTCGCGAGCCAGAGTCTGGAATATCAGCCCACCGGGAACTGGCGCGCGGCGTTTTGACAACGCGGTTCAAATTCCCTCCCGCGTTTGCCAATTCCCGCCTGCTGGCCGGCCTCCCGCCCCAATCGGGTCGGCCGGCGGGCGGTTTGTAAAACACCCGGCGCTGACCGCTGAATTGGCAGGCATGTTCTCAAATATTCAGGAAAGGAAAAAGAAAAAATCATGGCTGCACTGCTCATTCCTCCCTATGGCGGCAAACTGGTGGACTTGATGGTGAACCCTGAGCAACGGGAGGAACTGCGGGCCCGCGCGGCACAGCTTCCCGCAATCCAAATCTCCGAACGCTCGGTTTGTGATCTGACCCTGCTGGCAACCGGCGGTTTTTCCCCGCTCGATCGCTTCATGGGCCGTGCCGACTACGAGCGCGTGGTTCATGAAATGCGGTTGAGCAACGGCAGGCTCTTTCCGATTCCCATCACCCTGCCGGTGGAAGCGGGGCCGGCGATCAAACTCGACCACCGCATTGCCCTGCGCAACGCGAAAAACGAGCTGCTAGCGGTGATGAGCATTGCGGAGATTTATCCCTGGGATCTGGCGGAAGTGGCGCAGCGGGTGTTTGGCTCCACCGATCTGCGCCATCCCCTGGTGGCGGAAATGCATCGCTGGGGCAAACTCAACATTTCCGGCCCGCTGCAGGTGGTGCAGCTTCCCGCGCAGTATGATTTTCAGAGTTTGCGGCTGAGCCCGGCGCAAACGCGCACCCGTCTGGAGAAGTTGGGCCGCCGCAACGTGGTCGCCTTTCAGACCCGCAACCCGCTGCATCGCGCCCACGAGGAATTGACCAAACGGGCGGCAGCGGAAGTCAACGGTGTTTTGCTGCTGCATCCGGTGGTGGGGATGACCAAACCGGGCGATGTCGATCACTTCACCCGTGTGCGCACCTACAAGACGCTGGTCGAGCGCTATTATGATCCCGACCGCACCCTGCTGGCGCTGCTGCCGCTGGCGATGCGCCTGGCCGGGCCGCGCGAAGCCCTGTGGCATGCCATCATTCGCCGCAATCACGGCGCCAATTTTCTAATTGTCGGTCGTGATCACGCCAGCCCGGGCAATGATTCCACCGGCAAACCTTTCTACGGTCCCTACGATGCCCAGGAGCTGGTTCGCCGTCACAGTGAGGAATTGGGCGTCGGCATGGTGCCCTTCCGCGAATTGGTGTTCCTGCCCGACGAAGGGCGCTACGAGGAAGTCGACAAGATTGGCGCCCGGCGCCGTACGATTTCACTCTCCGGCACGCAGGTGCGGGAGGAATATCTGAATCGCGGCAAAGCCCTGCCGGACTGGTTCACCCGCCCCGAAGTGGCCGAGATTCTCTCGGAAACGTATCCACCGCGCCATCGCCAGGGGGTTTGCATTTGGTTTACCGGTTTGAGCGGCGCTGGCAAATCCACTACGGCGGAGGTGCTCACCGTGCTCTTGCTCGAAAAGGGCCGCCAGATTACCCTGCTCGACGGCGACGTGGTCCGCACCCATCTCTCCAAAGGATTGGGGTTCAGCAAGGAAGACCGTGATACCAACATCCGCCGCATCGGTTTCGTGGCGGCGGAAATCGTGCGCCATGGCGGGGTGGTGATCGTCGCCGCCGTGAGTCCCTACCGGACCACGCGCAACGACGTGCGCAACATGGTGGGTGCGGAACAATTCATCGAAGTGTTTGTTGATACGCCGCTGGCGGTTTGCGAACAGCGGGATATCAAGGGCATGTATGCCAAAGCCCGGCGGGGTGAAATCAAGGAATTCACCGGCATCGACGACCCTTATGAGCCGCCCCTGCACCCCGAGATCACGCTCGACACGCTCACGCACTCGGCGGAGGAAAATGCCCGCCGGATTCTGACCCACCTCATTCACAAAGGATTCGTGCGCGCCTGAGAGGCGTTCGCAGTTTTTCGTTTTGCCATGAACGGCATCAACTTCACCTTCTCCCGAACGGCGGCGTGGGCCTTTCCCAGCCTGCTGCTCGGGCTGCTGGCCTGTGACGCGCCGCGCCAAAACCCTTTCGATCCACGGGCGGAAAACTATCGCGCACAAGCCCGCTCCACCATCACTGTGCGCCGGCTGTATCCTCCCAACCAGGGCCTCAGTGAAGTGGTGGTGCGGGAAGACCGTCTGCAATTGCTCGGCATCACCGATGCCAACGGCATGGTGAAATGGTCACACCCTTATCGCGATACGCTGTTGATCACCGCCAGCCGTTCCGGCTATTTTGCCACGACGGTGCGTTGCCGCGCCGCCGGCGTGGACAATGCCTGGGAGGTCTATCTCAATGCCGAGCCGCAGGTGACGGCAGCGCGCATCTACTCCATCCGCGACAACTCCGGCGACCTCACCTATGTCGGCATGGAGGCCGGGATTCACGACGCCGATGGCCGTGCCGACATTCAAACGGTCACGCTGCGTTTGCAGTCAGGCACCTTCAGCGCCGCGCTGCAACTGGATGACCCGCTCACCGAGACCTACTCCACCCGCTTCAATATTGGCAAGCTCCCCGGAAATATTTCAAACGAAGAGCTGCCCACCCTGGACTTTGCCCTGGTGGTGAAAAACCTCAATCAGGACAGTCTCGTCTTTGCACCCTATTCCGTGCGCCGCGTCATCACCCAGACGCTCCGGCCGCTGCTCCCCAACCTGGATCGGCCGGAATCCGGCAGCATTCTGTTTACCTGGGAGCGGCTGACGCTGCCCTACGAACATTTTTACCGCATCGTTCTTTTCCGGCTGGAGGCCAGCCCGCTGCGGATTGCTGACTTCGGGCCGCTGCCTGCAACCCAGGAGAGCTTCCTGCTCGAAGACCCCGACATCCTGTCGGCACTCGCGCCCGGGTGGTATTTGTGGATCCTGCAGGTGGAAGACAGGCTGGGCAATCGTGGCGAGTCGAATGCCGTCAGTTTTCAGTATTTCAAATGAGGCTGTGCCATGAAAAGTGCCTATGACAAGCTCCGCCCCGAGCAATTGCAGCTCATTCAGCGTCTGACCAGCATGCTGGCCGCCAGGACCGACGAAGAGGATATTCTCGATGCGATGCTGTCGGAA is from candidate division KSB1 bacterium and encodes:
- a CDS encoding bifunctional sulfate adenylyltransferase/adenylylsulfate kinase — protein: MAALLIPPYGGKLVDLMVNPEQREELRARAAQLPAIQISERSVCDLTLLATGGFSPLDRFMGRADYERVVHEMRLSNGRLFPIPITLPVEAGPAIKLDHRIALRNAKNELLAVMSIAEIYPWDLAEVAQRVFGSTDLRHPLVAEMHRWGKLNISGPLQVVQLPAQYDFQSLRLSPAQTRTRLEKLGRRNVVAFQTRNPLHRAHEELTKRAAAEVNGVLLLHPVVGMTKPGDVDHFTRVRTYKTLVERYYDPDRTLLALLPLAMRLAGPREALWHAIIRRNHGANFLIVGRDHASPGNDSTGKPFYGPYDAQELVRRHSEELGVGMVPFRELVFLPDEGRYEEVDKIGARRRTISLSGTQVREEYLNRGKALPDWFTRPEVAEILSETYPPRHRQGVCIWFTGLSGAGKSTTAEVLTVLLLEKGRQITLLDGDVVRTHLSKGLGFSKEDRDTNIRRIGFVAAEIVRHGGVVIVAAVSPYRTTRNDVRNMVGAEQFIEVFVDTPLAVCEQRDIKGMYAKARRGEIKEFTGIDDPYEPPLHPEITLDTLTHSAEENARRILTHLIHKGFVRA